A DNA window from Streptomyces sp. CA-278952 contains the following coding sequences:
- a CDS encoding ABC transporter ATP-binding protein produces the protein MTTTTTTPANPATTVLDASGVTMRFGGLTAVRGVDLTVNSGEIVGLIGPNGAGKTTFFNCLTGLYIPTEGKVSYKGTVLPPKPHLVTKAGIARTFQNIRLFSNMTVLENVLVGRHTRTKEGLWSALLRLPGYHKAEDASRERAMELLEFIGLQDKADHLARNLPYGDQRKLEIARALASDPGLLLLDEPTAGMNPQETRVTEELIFAIRDQGIAVLVIEHDMRFIFNLCDRVACLVQGEKLVEGTPGDVQADERVVAAYLGTPFEGAPGAEEVAEVEAAEAHAATATGTTTPAKDTTTPDTTSTDEEGTR, from the coding sequence ATGACCACCACGACAACCACCCCGGCCAACCCGGCCACCACGGTCCTCGACGCCAGCGGCGTCACCATGCGCTTCGGCGGACTCACCGCCGTACGCGGCGTCGACCTCACCGTCAACAGCGGCGAGATCGTCGGACTCATCGGCCCCAACGGCGCCGGCAAGACCACCTTCTTCAACTGCCTCACCGGCCTCTACATCCCCACCGAGGGCAAGGTCAGCTACAAGGGCACCGTCCTGCCGCCCAAGCCCCACCTCGTCACCAAGGCCGGCATCGCCCGCACCTTCCAGAACATCCGGCTCTTCTCCAACATGACCGTCCTGGAGAACGTCCTCGTCGGACGCCACACCCGGACCAAGGAAGGCCTCTGGTCAGCCCTCCTGCGCCTCCCCGGCTACCACAAGGCAGAAGACGCCAGCCGCGAACGCGCCATGGAACTCCTCGAGTTCATCGGCCTCCAGGACAAGGCCGACCACCTCGCGCGCAACCTCCCCTACGGAGACCAGCGCAAGCTGGAAATCGCCCGCGCACTCGCCAGCGACCCCGGACTCCTCCTCCTGGACGAGCCCACCGCCGGCATGAACCCCCAGGAAACCCGCGTCACCGAAGAACTCATCTTCGCCATCCGGGACCAGGGCATCGCCGTCCTCGTCATCGAGCACGACATGCGGTTCATCTTCAACCTCTGCGACCGCGTCGCCTGCCTCGTCCAGGGCGAGAAACTCGTCGAGGGCACCCCCGGCGACGTCCAGGCCGACGAACGCGTCGTCGCCGCCTACCTCGGCACCCCCTTCGAAGGCGCCCCCGGCGCCGAAGAAGTCGCCGAGGTCGAAGCAGCCGAGGCCCACGCCGCAACGGCCACCGGCACCACCACCCCGGCGAAGGACACCACGACGCCCGACACCACCAGCACCGATGAGGAGGGCACCCGATGA
- a CDS encoding branched-chain amino acid ABC transporter permease has translation MTTKTTPANSALIALPAARHLTTAGAAITLIGTFLAWTWTAEFPGDLTVTGYPGGLQVLTLVGALLTLLFALSGYGIKGLRWLTPGGANSPVRLAALGVLGTTGFTIGAITVKLGGVVNLEPGAWVALTGAIITTVAALGLPADQELDDTTRPTPLNRFINSLRAPAPTRAKDLPNWAEILIIAGAFGVALHVFTYGIDTEYAELFIGYIISVAFGFTALTRAGLIARITRLTTKHRNVTLAAALIAAFCFPFTQQNEQYALIGANILIFATVALGLNVVVGLAGLLDLGYVAFLGVGAYAAALVSGSPLSPVGVQFPFWAAVLTGAAASLVFGVVIGAPTLRLRGDYLAIVTLGFGEIFRLTVNALNGVSGPDLTNGSQGIPSIPDLNLFGFDFGVSHNIAGFTLGRSANYYLLMLVFTAVVVLVFRRSGESRIGRAWVAIREDETAATAMGINAFRLKLLAFALGATLAGLAGTVQAHVSYTVTPEQYQFAGSVPPNSAFLLAAVILGGMGTLSGPLVGAALLYLIPAKLQFMQDYQLFLFGIALILLMRFRPEGLVADRRKQLEFHETGQLDVPPDVPLTDQAAGTTKAGA, from the coding sequence ATGACCACCAAGACCACACCCGCCAACAGCGCCCTCATCGCGCTGCCCGCCGCCCGCCACCTCACCACCGCCGGCGCGGCCATCACCCTCATCGGCACCTTCCTCGCCTGGACCTGGACCGCCGAATTCCCCGGCGACCTCACCGTCACCGGCTACCCCGGCGGCCTCCAGGTCCTCACCCTCGTCGGCGCCCTCCTCACCCTCCTGTTCGCCCTCTCCGGCTACGGAATCAAGGGACTTCGCTGGCTCACCCCGGGCGGCGCCAACAGCCCCGTCCGACTCGCCGCCCTCGGCGTCCTCGGCACCACCGGCTTCACCATCGGCGCCATCACCGTCAAACTCGGCGGCGTCGTCAACCTCGAACCCGGAGCCTGGGTCGCCCTCACCGGCGCGATCATCACCACCGTCGCCGCCCTCGGCCTCCCCGCCGACCAGGAACTCGACGACACCACCCGCCCCACCCCGCTCAACCGCTTCATCAACAGCCTCCGGGCCCCCGCTCCCACGCGCGCCAAGGACCTCCCCAACTGGGCCGAGATCCTCATCATCGCCGGAGCCTTCGGCGTCGCCCTGCACGTCTTCACGTACGGCATCGACACCGAGTACGCCGAACTCTTCATCGGCTACATCATCAGCGTCGCGTTCGGCTTCACCGCCCTCACCCGGGCCGGGCTCATCGCCCGCATCACCCGGCTCACCACCAAGCACCGCAACGTCACCCTCGCCGCCGCACTCATCGCGGCGTTCTGCTTCCCCTTCACCCAGCAGAACGAGCAGTACGCCCTCATCGGCGCGAACATCCTCATCTTCGCGACCGTCGCGCTCGGCCTCAACGTCGTCGTCGGCCTCGCCGGCCTCCTCGACCTCGGATACGTCGCCTTCCTCGGCGTCGGCGCCTACGCCGCCGCCCTGGTCTCCGGCTCCCCGCTCTCCCCCGTCGGCGTCCAGTTCCCCTTCTGGGCCGCCGTCCTCACCGGCGCAGCAGCCTCACTGGTCTTCGGCGTCGTCATCGGCGCCCCGACCCTGCGACTGCGCGGCGACTACCTCGCCATCGTCACCCTCGGATTCGGCGAGATCTTCCGGCTCACCGTCAACGCCCTCAACGGCGTCAGCGGCCCCGACCTCACCAACGGCTCCCAGGGCATCCCCAGCATCCCCGACCTCAACCTCTTCGGCTTCGACTTCGGCGTCAGCCACAACATCGCCGGATTCACCCTAGGCAGGTCGGCCAACTACTACCTGCTGATGCTCGTCTTCACCGCCGTCGTCGTCCTGGTCTTCCGACGCTCCGGAGAATCCCGCATCGGCCGCGCCTGGGTCGCCATCCGCGAGGACGAGACCGCGGCCACCGCCATGGGCATCAACGCCTTCCGGCTCAAACTGCTCGCCTTCGCCCTCGGCGCCACCCTCGCCGGACTCGCCGGCACCGTCCAGGCCCACGTCTCCTACACCGTGACGCCCGAGCAGTACCAGTTCGCCGGCTCCGTGCCCCCGAACTCCGCCTTCCTCCTCGCCGCCGTCATCCTCGGCGGCATGGGAACCCTCAGCGGACCCCTCGTCGGCGCCGCACTGCTCTACCTCATCCCGGCCAAGCTGCAGTTCATGCAGGACTACCAGCTCTTCCTCTTCGGCATCGCACTCATCCTCCTGATGCGCTTCCGCCCCGAAGGGCTCGTCGCCGACCGCAGGAAGCAGCTCGAATTCCACGAGACCGGCCAACTCGACGTCCCACCCGACGTCCCACTCACCGACCAGGCCGCCGGCACCACGAAGGCGGGGGCGTGA
- the pyk gene encoding pyruvate kinase, with protein MRRAKIVCTLGPATDTYDQIKALVEAGMDIARFNLSHGSYAEHQARYDHVRKASEETGRSVGILADLQGPKIRLGRFREGPVLLERGDTFTITVEPLEGEGTGDICGTTYDGLAADVTTGERILVDDGRVTLEVTGVEGPRVHTTVIEGGMVSDNKGLNLPGVAVSVPALSEKDIDDLRWALRTGADIIALSFVRTGRDIDDVHRIMDEEGRRLPVIAKVEKPQAVDNIDDIVAAFDGIMVARGDLGVEMPLEQVPIVQKRAIKLARRNAKPVIVATQMLDSMIDNSRPTRAEASDVANAIIDGTDAVMLSGETSVGKYAIETVRTMSRIVEAAEEDLLAKGLPPLTERNKPRTQGGAVARAAAEMGDFLGAKFLVAFTQSGDTVKRLSRYRSPIPLLAFTPDEATRAQLNLTWGVETFLGPHVDSTDAMVAQVDEELLRIGRCQKGDVVVITAGSPPGVAGSTNLVRVHHIGEDDSPK; from the coding sequence ATGCGCCGAGCTAAAATCGTCTGTACCCTGGGACCCGCAACCGACACATACGACCAGATCAAAGCCCTGGTCGAAGCGGGAATGGACATCGCCCGCTTCAACCTCAGCCACGGCAGCTACGCCGAACACCAAGCGCGCTACGACCACGTCCGCAAAGCGTCCGAGGAAACCGGCCGCAGCGTCGGCATCCTCGCCGACCTTCAAGGCCCGAAGATCCGCCTCGGACGCTTCCGCGAAGGCCCCGTACTCCTTGAACGCGGCGACACCTTCACCATCACCGTCGAACCCCTCGAAGGCGAAGGCACCGGCGACATCTGCGGCACCACCTACGACGGACTCGCCGCCGACGTCACCACCGGCGAACGCATCCTCGTCGACGACGGCCGCGTCACCCTCGAAGTCACCGGCGTCGAAGGCCCCCGCGTCCACACCACCGTCATCGAAGGCGGCATGGTCTCCGACAACAAGGGACTCAACCTCCCCGGCGTCGCCGTCTCCGTCCCCGCCCTCTCCGAAAAAGACATCGACGACCTCCGCTGGGCCCTGCGCACCGGCGCCGACATCATCGCCCTGTCCTTCGTCCGCACCGGACGCGACATCGACGACGTCCACCGCATCATGGACGAGGAGGGCCGCCGCCTCCCCGTCATCGCCAAGGTCGAAAAACCCCAGGCCGTCGACAACATCGACGACATCGTCGCCGCCTTCGACGGCATCATGGTCGCCCGCGGCGACCTCGGCGTCGAAATGCCCCTCGAACAAGTCCCCATCGTCCAGAAACGCGCCATCAAACTCGCCCGACGCAACGCCAAACCGGTCATCGTCGCCACCCAGATGCTCGACTCGATGATCGACAACTCCCGCCCCACCCGCGCCGAAGCCTCCGACGTCGCCAACGCCATCATCGACGGCACCGACGCGGTCATGCTCTCCGGCGAGACCAGCGTCGGCAAATACGCCATCGAGACCGTCCGCACCATGTCCCGCATCGTCGAGGCCGCCGAGGAAGACCTCCTCGCCAAAGGCCTCCCGCCCCTCACCGAGCGCAACAAACCCCGCACCCAGGGCGGCGCCGTCGCGAGGGCCGCCGCCGAGATGGGCGACTTCCTCGGCGCGAAGTTCCTCGTAGCCTTCACCCAGAGCGGCGACACCGTCAAGCGCCTCTCCCGCTACCGCTCACCCATCCCGCTCCTGGCCTTCACCCCCGACGAGGCCACCCGCGCCCAGCTCAACCTCACCTGGGGCGTCGAGACCTTCCTCGGCCCGCACGTCGACTCCACGGACGCGATGGTCGCCCAGGTCGACGAGGAGCTGCTGCGCATCGGCCGCTGCCAGAAGGGCGACGTCGTGGTCATCACCGCCGGCTCCCCGCCGGGCGTAGCGGGCTCCACGAACCTGGTCCGCGTCCACCACATCGGCGAGGACGACAGCCCGAAGTAG
- a CDS encoding branched-chain amino acid ABC transporter substrate-binding protein: MLILTAVLTTGALTLTACGSRDDSKSSGGDGGNQTVVIGLDAPLTGDLSALGLGIKNSADLAVKTANKEKTVPGVTFKLEALDDQAQPSVGQQNAVKLIDTKEVLGVVGPLNSGVAQSMQKPLNDAKLTQVSPANTGTELTQGNGWKAGDKKRPYASYFRTATTDQIQGAFAAKYLFETAKIKDVYLIDDQKPYGAGLAASFKATFTELGGKIVGTDHVNPEDRDFNSVATKVKSSKAKAVYYGGEYPAGAPLSQQIKDSVKIPFMGGDGMYSADFIKLNKKAEGDIATSVGKPVEELESAKKFIADYKTAGYKDAYEAYGGGTYDATWAIIEAVKIVAAENDGKIPADDGRAQVLAAMDKVKFEGVTGPVSFDEFGDTTNTLMTAYQVTGGKWVSKVSGTVE; encoded by the coding sequence TTGCTCATACTCACCGCAGTGCTCACCACCGGAGCACTCACCCTCACCGCCTGCGGTTCGCGCGACGACAGCAAGAGCAGCGGCGGCGACGGAGGCAACCAGACGGTCGTCATCGGCCTCGACGCCCCGCTCACCGGCGACCTGTCCGCCCTCGGCCTCGGCATCAAGAACTCCGCCGACCTCGCCGTCAAGACGGCGAACAAGGAAAAGACCGTCCCCGGCGTCACCTTCAAGCTGGAGGCGCTCGACGACCAGGCCCAGCCCTCCGTCGGCCAGCAGAACGCCGTCAAGCTCATCGATACCAAAGAGGTCCTCGGCGTCGTCGGCCCGCTGAACTCCGGCGTCGCCCAGTCGATGCAGAAGCCCCTCAACGACGCCAAGCTGACCCAGGTCTCCCCCGCCAACACCGGCACGGAGCTGACCCAGGGCAACGGCTGGAAGGCCGGCGACAAGAAGCGCCCCTACGCGTCCTACTTCCGCACCGCCACCACGGACCAGATCCAGGGCGCCTTCGCGGCCAAGTACCTCTTCGAGACCGCGAAGATCAAGGACGTCTACCTCATCGACGACCAGAAGCCCTACGGCGCCGGTCTCGCCGCCTCCTTCAAGGCGACGTTCACCGAGCTCGGCGGCAAGATCGTCGGCACCGACCACGTGAACCCCGAGGACCGCGACTTCAACTCCGTCGCCACCAAGGTCAAGAGCTCCAAGGCCAAGGCCGTCTACTACGGCGGCGAGTACCCCGCCGGCGCCCCGCTGAGCCAGCAGATCAAGGACAGCGTCAAGATCCCCTTCATGGGCGGCGACGGCATGTACAGCGCCGACTTCATCAAGCTCAACAAGAAGGCCGAAGGCGACATCGCCACCTCCGTCGGCAAGCCCGTCGAGGAGCTGGAGTCCGCCAAGAAGTTCATCGCCGACTACAAGACGGCCGGCTACAAGGACGCCTACGAGGCCTACGGCGGCGGCACCTACGACGCCACCTGGGCCATCATCGAGGCCGTCAAGATCGTCGCCGCCGAGAACGACGGCAAGATCCCCGCGGACGACGGCCGCGCCCAGGTCCTCGCGGCCATGGACAAGGTCAAGTTCGAGGGCGTCACCGGCCCCGTCTCCTTCGACGAATTCGGCGACACCACCAACACCCTGATGACCGCCTACCAGGTCACCGGCGGCAAGTGGGTCTCCAAGGTCAGCGGCACCGTCGAGTAA
- a CDS encoding SIMPL domain-containing protein produces the protein MTETPAPAPVPAPTPAPHHPYGTPTTPHVTVRGEAHLEVDPEIAHITITLTARGTDRRTTLDGLTHRNATTLDLIKTYGDAVEKLETGTLAIRPELTRHGRAERVRAYHGSIQLTATLGDFTALGELVARLADHDLTRIDGPWWALRPTSPHHATARRQAVQEALQRAREYAEALDTRLGALLELNDTGVHAGPHMARAGFSTQATTYRGAGTEAATDAAPVDLEPVRQTIDAQVEASFTLVPPNLG, from the coding sequence ATGACCGAAACCCCCGCCCCCGCCCCCGTCCCCGCTCCCACACCCGCGCCCCACCACCCCTACGGCACCCCCACCACCCCCCACGTCACCGTCCGCGGCGAAGCCCACCTCGAAGTCGACCCCGAGATCGCCCACATCACCATCACCCTCACCGCCCGCGGCACCGACCGCCGCACCACCCTCGACGGCCTCACCCACCGCAACGCCACCACCCTCGACCTCATCAAGACCTACGGCGACGCGGTGGAGAAGCTGGAAACCGGCACCCTCGCCATCCGCCCCGAACTCACCCGCCACGGCCGCGCCGAACGCGTCCGCGCCTACCACGGCAGCATCCAACTCACCGCAACGCTTGGCGACTTCACCGCACTCGGCGAACTCGTCGCCCGCCTCGCCGATCACGACCTCACCCGCATCGACGGCCCCTGGTGGGCACTACGCCCCACCTCCCCCCACCACGCCACCGCCCGCCGCCAAGCCGTCCAGGAAGCCCTCCAACGCGCCCGCGAATACGCCGAAGCCCTCGACACCCGACTCGGCGCCCTCCTCGAACTCAACGACACCGGGGTCCACGCCGGCCCCCACATGGCCCGGGCAGGCTTCTCCACCCAGGCGACGACCTACCGAGGCGCGGGCACGGAAGCCGCCACCGACGCCGCACCCGTCGACCTCGAACCCGTACGCCAGACCATCGACGCCCAAGTCGAAGCATCCTTCACACTCGTCCCGCCGAACCTCGGATAA
- a CDS encoding ABC transporter ATP-binding protein, with product MTALLEVEDLRVAYGKIEAVKGISFTVDAGQVVTLIGTNGAGKTTTLRTLSGLLKPLGGRILFEGKPLANIPAHKIVSLGIAHSPEGRHIFPRLTITENLLLGAYLRNDKAGIEKDVQRAYDLFPILGERRKQAAGTLSGGEQQMLAMGRAMMSQPKLLMLDEPSMGLSPIMMQKIMQTIVELKASGTTILLVEQNAQAALSLADQGHVMEVGKIVLSGAGSDLLHDESVRKAYLGED from the coding sequence ATGACCGCACTGCTAGAGGTCGAAGACCTCCGGGTCGCCTACGGCAAGATCGAAGCGGTCAAGGGCATCTCCTTCACCGTCGACGCCGGCCAGGTCGTCACCCTCATCGGCACCAACGGCGCGGGCAAGACCACCACCCTGCGCACCCTCTCCGGACTGCTCAAGCCACTCGGCGGCCGCATCCTCTTCGAGGGCAAGCCGCTGGCCAACATCCCGGCCCACAAGATCGTCTCCCTGGGCATCGCCCACTCCCCCGAGGGCCGCCACATCTTCCCCCGGCTGACGATCACCGAGAACCTCCTCCTCGGCGCCTACCTCCGCAACGACAAGGCAGGCATCGAGAAGGACGTCCAGCGCGCCTACGACCTCTTCCCCATCCTCGGGGAACGCCGAAAGCAGGCCGCGGGCACCCTCTCGGGCGGCGAGCAGCAGATGCTCGCCATGGGACGCGCCATGATGTCCCAGCCCAAGCTGCTCATGCTCGACGAGCCCTCCATGGGACTCTCCCCGATCATGATGCAGAAGATCATGCAGACCATCGTCGAGCTCAAGGCATCGGGCACCACGATCCTGCTCGTCGAGCAGAACGCCCAGGCCGCCCTGTCCCTCGCGGACCAGGGCCACGTCATGGAGGTCGGCAAGATCGTCCTCTCCGGCGCGGGCTCGGACCTGCTCCACGACGAGTCGGTCCGCAAGGCCTACCTCGGCGAGGACTGA
- a CDS encoding branched-chain amino acid ABC transporter permease has protein sequence MNELPQQLANGLILGAMYGLIAIGYTMVYGIIQLINFAHGEIFMIGGFGALTVYLGLPSGFSLIAAIPLMIVGGVIAAVAISMAAERFAYRPLRGGPRLAPLITAIGLSLALQQAVWMWYPNATKDRPFPQFEGEAFDILGATIQRGDVFVLVVAPLCMLALGFFVSKTRAGRGMQATSQDPDTAKLMGINTDRIIVMAFAIGAAFAAVAAVAYGLKNGQIGFRMGFIMGLKAFTAAVLGGIGNIYGAMLGGIVLGVAEALATGYMSEVPGMELFGGGAWKDVWAFALLIIVLLVRPQGLLGERVADRA, from the coding sequence GTGAACGAACTGCCGCAACAGCTGGCCAATGGACTCATCCTCGGCGCGATGTACGGTCTCATCGCGATCGGTTACACGATGGTCTACGGAATCATCCAGCTCATCAACTTCGCGCACGGCGAGATCTTCATGATCGGGGGCTTCGGAGCCCTCACGGTCTACCTCGGGCTTCCGTCCGGATTCTCCCTCATAGCCGCGATACCCCTCATGATCGTCGGCGGAGTCATAGCCGCCGTCGCCATCAGCATGGCCGCCGAACGCTTCGCCTACCGGCCCCTGCGCGGCGGCCCACGCCTGGCACCACTCATCACCGCCATCGGGCTCTCCCTCGCCCTCCAGCAAGCGGTATGGATGTGGTACCCCAACGCCACGAAGGACCGCCCCTTCCCCCAGTTCGAGGGCGAAGCCTTCGACATCCTCGGCGCCACCATCCAGCGCGGCGACGTCTTCGTCCTCGTCGTGGCCCCCCTGTGCATGCTCGCCCTCGGCTTCTTCGTCTCCAAGACCCGGGCCGGCCGCGGCATGCAGGCCACCTCCCAGGACCCCGACACCGCCAAGCTCATGGGCATCAACACCGACCGCATCATCGTCATGGCCTTCGCCATCGGTGCCGCGTTCGCCGCCGTCGCCGCCGTCGCCTACGGGCTCAAGAACGGCCAGATCGGCTTCCGCATGGGCTTCATCATGGGCCTCAAAGCCTTCACCGCAGCCGTACTCGGCGGCATCGGCAACATCTACGGCGCCATGCTCGGCGGCATCGTCCTCGGCGTCGCCGAAGCCCTCGCCACCGGCTACATGAGCGAAGTCCCCGGCATGGAACTCTTCGGCGGCGGCGCCTGGAAGGACGTATGGGCCTTCGCGCTCCTCATCATCGTCCTCCTCGTACGCCCCCAGGGCCTGCTCGGCGAACGCGTCGCGGATCGGGCGTGA
- a CDS encoding ANTAR domain-containing response regulator encodes MTTPESPQPVDAVDDDKSHVPPLTTRVVIAEDEALIRLDLKEMLEEEGYSVVGEAGDGQQAVELAREHRPDLVILDVKMPVLDGISAAEKIAEESIAPVLMLTAFSQRDLVERARDAGAMAYLVKPFSKSDVVPAIEMAVSRFAELKALESEIADLSQRLETRKLVDRAKSILQTDYGLSEPAAFRWIQKTSMDRRMSMQQLAEALIEDAEEKKKSAE; translated from the coding sequence GTGACTACCCCCGAGTCGCCCCAGCCCGTAGACGCCGTCGACGACGACAAGTCGCACGTCCCGCCGCTGACGACCCGCGTCGTCATCGCCGAGGACGAGGCCCTCATCCGCCTCGACCTCAAGGAGATGCTGGAGGAGGAGGGTTACTCCGTCGTCGGTGAGGCGGGCGACGGGCAGCAGGCCGTCGAGCTGGCCCGGGAGCACCGGCCGGACCTGGTCATCCTGGACGTGAAGATGCCGGTCCTCGACGGGATTTCCGCAGCCGAGAAGATCGCCGAGGAGTCCATCGCCCCGGTCCTGATGCTCACCGCCTTCTCGCAGCGCGACCTCGTCGAGCGGGCCCGGGACGCCGGGGCCATGGCGTATCTCGTGAAGCCGTTCAGCAAGAGCGACGTGGTGCCGGCCATCGAGATGGCCGTCTCGCGGTTCGCGGAGCTGAAGGCGCTGGAGAGCGAGATCGCGGACCTCTCCCAGCGGCTGGAGACCCGGAAGCTGGTGGACCGGGCCAAGAGCATCCTGCAGACGGATTACGGGCTCTCCGAGCCGGCCGCGTTCCGGTGGATCCAGAAGACGTCGATGGACCGCCGGATGTCGATGCAGCAGCTGGCGGAGGCGCTGATCGAGGACGCCGAGGAGAAGAAGAAGTCGGCCGAGTAG
- a CDS encoding helix-turn-helix domain-containing protein encodes MSLHEPAVRQRALTLLRNGVRNADVARKLNVPAGTISYWKHTDRAKRGECPGAHRSFCSRCEGELDGSAYAYLLGLYLGDGHIVQNQAMRTPSLSVACADSWPGLMDLCESAMRAVLPENSVCRVRRKGCHQVKVHSKHLRCLFPQHGPGRKHERKITLEAWQQEIVDAHPWQFIRGLIHSDGCRIINWTTRLVRGERKRYEYPRYFFSNKSDDIRKLFSDTLTAVGVEWTTLARGSDPFNISVARRASVALMDAHVGPKY; translated from the coding sequence ATGAGCTTGCACGAACCTGCTGTGAGGCAACGAGCCCTCACTCTCCTCCGGAACGGCGTCAGGAACGCGGACGTTGCACGAAAGCTGAACGTACCGGCAGGCACGATCAGCTACTGGAAGCATACGGATCGCGCGAAGCGCGGTGAATGCCCCGGAGCCCATCGCTCCTTCTGCTCGCGGTGCGAGGGAGAACTGGACGGATCTGCCTACGCCTACCTTCTCGGCCTGTACCTGGGTGACGGGCACATAGTCCAGAACCAGGCCATGCGAACACCCAGCCTCTCCGTCGCCTGCGCAGACTCGTGGCCCGGCCTCATGGACCTTTGCGAAAGCGCCATGCGTGCCGTTCTTCCCGAGAACTCCGTATGCAGGGTCCGTCGAAAGGGATGCCACCAGGTGAAAGTCCACTCGAAGCACCTTCGATGCCTCTTCCCGCAGCACGGCCCCGGCAGGAAGCACGAGCGGAAGATCACCCTCGAAGCGTGGCAGCAAGAGATCGTGGACGCGCACCCCTGGCAATTCATCCGCGGCCTCATCCACTCCGACGGATGCCGGATCATCAACTGGACAACGCGCCTCGTGCGTGGCGAGCGCAAGCGCTACGAGTACCCCCGGTACTTCTTCAGCAACAAGTCCGACGACATCCGCAAGCTCTTCAGCGACACGCTCACCGCCGTAGGCGTCGAGTGGACGACCCTCGCGCGGGGTAGCGATCCCTTCAACATCTCCGTAGCCCGACGGGCATCCGTCGCCCTCATGGATGCGCACGTCGGGCCGAAATACTGA
- a CDS encoding PaaI family thioesterase encodes MGEHTTPLFPQEVIDEYAALGVDLPALFSAGHLGERMGVTIVEASADRVVGTMPVEGNTQPYGLLHGGASAVLAETLGSIGSMLHGGATKLAVGVDLNCTHHRGARSGLVTGVATPVHQGRSTATYEIVITDEQDKRVCTARLTCLLRDAPRPEAD; translated from the coding sequence ATGGGCGAGCACACCACCCCCCTCTTCCCGCAGGAAGTCATCGACGAGTACGCGGCACTCGGCGTCGACCTGCCCGCCCTCTTCTCCGCCGGCCACCTCGGCGAGCGCATGGGCGTCACCATCGTCGAGGCCTCCGCCGACCGCGTCGTCGGCACCATGCCCGTCGAGGGCAACACCCAGCCCTACGGACTCCTGCACGGCGGCGCCTCCGCCGTCCTCGCCGAAACCCTCGGATCCATCGGCTCCATGCTCCACGGCGGAGCCACCAAGCTCGCCGTCGGCGTCGACCTCAACTGCACCCACCACCGGGGCGCCCGCAGCGGCCTCGTGACCGGCGTCGCCACCCCCGTACACCAGGGACGCTCCACCGCCACGTACGAGATCGTCATCACCGACGAACAGGACAAGCGGGTCTGCACCGCACGCCTCACCTGCCTCCTCCGCGACGCCCCCCGCCCCGAAGCGGACTGA